One segment of Nostoc flagelliforme CCNUN1 DNA contains the following:
- a CDS encoding filamentous hemagglutinin N-terminal domain-containing protein, translated as MVKIWQFAVTGWLGCVGVTAVSVNPAFAQLTPDNSLGSERSQVIPFDQKNDIIDGGAARGANLFHSFQDFNVSDGRGVYFANPQGITNIFSRVTGGNSSNIFGRLGVDGAANLFLLNPNGIVFGQNAQLDIQGSFLGTTANSLVFANGIEFSATNPQAPSLLNINVPVGLQFGSQPGSITSHSLRSNSKLSIQNSNIFTPCINALS; from the coding sequence ATGGTGAAAATTTGGCAGTTTGCTGTCACGGGATGGCTGGGATGCGTGGGAGTAACCGCAGTTTCGGTTAATCCTGCTTTTGCTCAGTTAACTCCCGATAACAGCCTGGGAAGTGAGCGATCGCAAGTCATTCCTTTCGATCAAAAAAATGACATTATCGATGGTGGTGCGGCTCGTGGCGCTAATTTATTTCATAGTTTTCAAGATTTTAACGTCAGTGATGGTCGAGGTGTTTATTTTGCCAATCCACAGGGGATAACAAATATCTTTTCTCGCGTTACTGGTGGTAACTCATCGAATATTTTCGGGAGATTGGGAGTTGATGGTGCAGCAAATTTGTTTTTGCTTAATCCCAATGGGATTGTGTTTGGTCAAAATGCCCAGTTAGATATACAAGGTTCTTTTTTGGGGACGACAGCAAATAGTTTAGTCTTTGCCAATGGGATAGAGTTTAGCGCCACAAATCCCCAAGCACCGTCGTTGTTGAATATCAATGTACCTGTTGGCTTGCAGTTTGGTTCGCAACCCGGAAGTATTACTAGTCACTCGCTTCGCTCGAATTCAAAATTATCAATTCAAAATTCAAACATTTTTACCCCATGCATAAATGCTCTTTCTTGA
- a CDS encoding DUF928 domain-containing protein, with amino-acid sequence MTFIGKTASTRPMLAWYMSSSQNARFRLFEFDSANTVKEIGKVQEIPTTAGINKLKLPLDYPELTVGKTYLWQIAIDCENDTIIRRAEFIVTNPRANASKLYLLTTEVKNQRKISISRLIYFHRFKAIA; translated from the coding sequence GTGACATTTATCGGTAAAACCGCTTCCACACGTCCAATGTTAGCTTGGTATATGTCAAGTTCCCAAAATGCGCGATTCCGACTGTTTGAATTTGATTCAGCCAACACCGTTAAAGAAATTGGCAAAGTTCAAGAAATACCCACAACAGCCGGGATTAACAAGTTAAAACTTCCCCTCGATTACCCCGAGCTAACAGTGGGTAAAACATATTTATGGCAAATTGCAATTGATTGCGAAAACGACACGATTATTAGACGTGCAGAATTTATCGTCACAAATCCCAGGGCAAACGCATCTAAATTATACTTGCTCACAACGGAGGTTAAGAATCAACGAAAAATCAGCATTTCTCGTTTGATTTATTTTCACAGGTTCAAAGCGATCGCATAA
- a CDS encoding CHASE2 domain-containing protein, with protein MNFRNSNQPFNIVSLRDILNGQVDAELLRDRIVLVGNRNMSAGDIFYTSTLSNLNLSGQIYGIDYHAHVISQILSSVIDRRTMLHSWGEFGEYTWIFVWGFLSIIIGRLTQSAQANLLTVSVAAFCLFSCGYIVLWVWGVWIPVAPSFLILAVNGVGLSAFYQHDKFLRLQINERQNTIQNTFTVIHNGPLQTLAYGLKLGCRRGFSYDYSPSIC; from the coding sequence ATGAACTTTCGCAACAGCAATCAACCCTTTAATATTGTTTCGCTGCGCGATATTCTCAATGGTCAAGTTGATGCAGAATTGCTGCGCGATCGCATTGTCTTAGTTGGCAACCGCAATATGAGCGCAGGTGATATTTTTTATACTTCAACTTTGTCTAATTTAAATTTAAGTGGTCAAATTTATGGTATTGACTATCACGCTCATGTCATCAGTCAAATTCTTAGTAGCGTAATAGATAGACGCACAATGTTGCATAGTTGGGGAGAGTTCGGAGAGTACACATGGATATTTGTTTGGGGGTTTTTGTCAATCATTATCGGACGGCTTACCCAATCTGCTCAAGCAAATTTACTTACTGTGAGTGTAGCAGCATTTTGTTTGTTTAGCTGCGGGTATATAGTGCTGTGGGTGTGGGGCGTATGGATTCCTGTAGCACCTAGTTTTCTGATATTAGCCGTGAATGGAGTGGGTTTGAGTGCTTTTTACCAGCATGATAAATTTTTGCGTTTGCAAATTAACGAACGTCAAAACACCATTCAAAATACTTTTACCGTAATTCATAATGGCCCTTTGCAAACTCTTGCCTATGGATTAAAGCTTGGTTGTAGGCGCGGTTTTTCTTATGACTACAGTCCCAGCATTTGCTGA
- a CDS encoding CHASE2 domain-containing protein, whose protein sequence is MKRRIWNRICKELGLWSLAIRPGIIVLLLVILIRITGGIQSWEWMLLDAMLRLRPVEKPDERVVIVGIDEKDIEWVKQYPIPDQKIVELLTKLETYKPLVIGLDIFKNVPVEPGGEQLAQILQANSNIIGIEKILPPGETSPPQSLPSERVGFVDLPNDEDSKNRRYLLYTPNPKNINEDKYSLALRLVTKYLNAKEIELQTGKMTRIQ, encoded by the coding sequence ATGAAAAGGAGAATCTGGAATCGCATTTGCAAAGAACTCGGGTTATGGTCGCTGGCTATACGTCCAGGGATCATAGTGCTGTTGTTGGTAATATTGATCAGAATAACTGGAGGAATACAATCTTGGGAATGGATGCTTCTTGATGCGATGTTACGTCTGCGTCCGGTAGAAAAACCTGATGAACGTGTAGTAATTGTGGGTATTGACGAAAAGGATATTGAATGGGTTAAGCAATATCCAATTCCAGATCAGAAGATTGTAGAGTTACTTACCAAGCTGGAAACTTATAAACCACTAGTTATTGGGTTGGATATCTTCAAAAATGTTCCTGTAGAACCTGGTGGCGAACAACTAGCACAGATATTACAAGCAAATTCTAATATTATTGGCATTGAAAAAATTTTACCGCCTGGAGAAACTTCACCACCCCAGAGCTTGCCATCCGAAAGAGTTGGGTTTGTCGATTTACCTAATGATGAGGATAGCAAAAATCGACGCTATTTGTTGTATACGCCGAATCCTAAGAATATCAATGAAGATAAATATTCTTTAGCACTGCGGTTAGTTACTAAGTATTTAAACGCAAAAGAAATTGAGCTGCAAACCGGAAAAATGACCCGAATACAATAA
- a CDS encoding CHASE2 domain-containing protein: protein MTAAKSNFEYQIGGSLESSAPSYVKRHADTEFYERLKWGQFCYVLNSRQMGKSSLRVQMMQRLQAEGIICAFIDLTGMGTQDVTPEKWYAGIVQSLVSSCHLHSKIQWRSWWRERRDLLSPVQCLSQFIEEVLLLEVKQNIVIFIDEIDRVLSQNFSLDDFFALIRFFFQQREVNYEYRRLTFALLGVANPNELIQNKTQTPFNIGKAIELQGFQPDEVQPLIDGLNQRVTNPEGVLMQILEWTGGQPFLTQKLCQFIVLESTAQKFSSVEQVVRSHIVENWESQDEPEHLRTIRDRILYRNEKRTGRLLELYQQILRQGKISADGTPEQIELRLSGLVVEQQGKLKVYNRIYEAVFNHSWVERKLAELRPYAEAIAAWSASAYQDQSYLLRGQALQDTLVWALGKSLGDLDYQFLAASQELAKRQAQISLQALAEANKLFAQARQEVKLKLLQRRIGWGWIPRIAIFVTAPILLLRFGGLLQGGEWNMLDQFFCWRLLLESPEKRIAIVTIDEEDIQKAGKWPIPDQVLAKAIANIKAQQPRAIGLDIYRDLPVEPGHQDLVNIFKSTSNLYGIENVGGSKIDTIAPPPTLDPERVGFADLVVDADGKVRRALLSVRSQNKIPYSLAMKLAQHYLEDEKITIKLVDNDPQRQRLRWGKAVFERFVGNDGGYVHADFRGYQILLNFRGNQENFATFPLRDILEKRIPPDSLRDRLVLIGTTAASIKDVFYTPYNSGLFSSSEPMAGVTVHANIISQIISAVVDGRPLLRVWPEPIEWLWILVWAGLGALVSRQLRSSIAIAASIIFAGAGLLGIGFLAFCLGWWLPIIPSLLVFLGSAVALELITHKQLERLQFHHTLALLLEMCQDHPLAGAIAIEYLKQSESQENQAFIEQQLREKQLTTSTIELVE from the coding sequence ATGACAGCAGCAAAGTCAAACTTTGAATATCAAATCGGAGGGAGTCTTGAGAGTAGCGCTCCTAGCTATGTGAAACGACATGCTGATACAGAATTTTATGAGCGCTTAAAGTGGGGTCAGTTTTGTTATGTGCTGAACTCGCGGCAGATGGGCAAGTCTAGCTTGCGAGTGCAGATGATGCAAAGGCTACAAGCAGAAGGAATCATCTGTGCGTTTATTGACTTGACAGGAATGGGAACACAGGATGTAACTCCAGAAAAGTGGTATGCAGGGATTGTCCAATCTTTGGTGAGTAGTTGCCATCTGCACTCAAAAATTCAATGGCGAAGTTGGTGGCGTGAGCGGCGAGATTTGCTTTCACCGGTGCAGTGTTTGAGCCAATTTATTGAAGAAGTACTGTTACTAGAGGTTAAGCAAAATATAGTTATTTTTATTGATGAAATTGATCGTGTTTTGAGCCAGAATTTTTCATTGGATGATTTTTTTGCTTTAATTAGATTCTTCTTTCAGCAACGAGAAGTAAATTATGAATATAGGCGTTTGACTTTTGCACTATTGGGGGTTGCAAATCCTAACGAACTGATTCAAAATAAGACCCAGACACCATTCAATATTGGCAAGGCCATTGAACTGCAAGGATTTCAGCCTGATGAAGTACAACCATTAATAGATGGTTTGAACCAGAGAGTAACTAACCCCGAAGGGGTTCTCATGCAGATACTAGAATGGACAGGTGGGCAACCGTTTCTCACGCAAAAGCTGTGTCAGTTTATAGTTTTGGAGTCAACTGCTCAAAAATTTTCATCGGTTGAGCAAGTAGTAAGGTCGCACATTGTTGAGAATTGGGAATCTCAAGATGAACCTGAGCATTTGAGGACGATTCGCGATCGCATTTTGTACAGAAATGAAAAACGTACAGGTAGATTATTAGAGTTATACCAGCAAATTTTACGTCAAGGAAAGATTTCTGCTGATGGAACTCCTGAACAAATCGAATTACGGCTGTCAGGGTTAGTAGTTGAGCAACAAGGCAAGCTCAAGGTATATAATCGCATTTACGAAGCTGTATTCAACCACAGTTGGGTTGAGCGTAAATTAGCAGAGTTGCGACCCTATGCAGAAGCGATCGCAGCCTGGTCAGCATCAGCTTACCAAGATCAATCCTATCTATTGCGAGGACAAGCTTTACAAGATACCTTAGTTTGGGCATTAGGTAAAAGCCTTGGCGATTTAGATTATCAATTTTTAGCCGCTAGTCAAGAATTAGCCAAACGCCAAGCCCAAATTTCACTGCAAGCACTAGCAGAAGCTAATAAACTTTTTGCACAAGCTAGACAAGAAGTCAAGCTAAAACTTTTGCAACGGCGAATTGGTTGGGGTTGGATACCACGGATTGCTATATTTGTGACTGCACCTATTCTACTGCTGCGTTTTGGTGGACTGTTGCAGGGTGGCGAGTGGAATATGCTTGACCAGTTTTTTTGCTGGCGGCTGTTGCTAGAATCACCAGAGAAACGGATAGCGATTGTCACTATTGATGAAGAAGATATACAAAAGGCAGGAAAGTGGCCTATCCCCGATCAAGTTTTAGCTAAGGCAATTGCCAATATTAAAGCCCAACAACCTAGAGCAATTGGTTTAGATATTTATCGAGATTTACCTGTAGAACCTGGGCATCAGGACTTGGTTAACATCTTCAAATCAACTTCTAACTTATATGGAATTGAGAATGTTGGGGGAAGTAAGATTGATACCATTGCCCCTCCTCCCACTCTTGACCCAGAAAGAGTGGGCTTTGCCGATCTGGTGGTGGATGCAGATGGCAAAGTGCGTCGTGCATTATTATCAGTACGCTCGCAAAATAAAATACCCTACAGTTTGGCAATGAAACTGGCGCAGCACTATTTAGAGGACGAAAAGATAACCATAAAATTAGTTGACAACGATCCCCAACGTCAAAGGTTGCGTTGGGGTAAAGCAGTATTTGAAAGGTTTGTGGGTAATGATGGAGGCTACGTCCATGCAGATTTTAGAGGTTATCAGATTTTGCTGAACTTTAGAGGGAATCAGGAAAATTTTGCTACTTTCCCTTTAAGGGATATCTTGGAAAAGCGCATTCCCCCTGATAGTTTACGCGATCGCCTAGTTTTGATTGGTACTACTGCTGCAAGCATTAAAGATGTATTTTATACGCCCTATAACAGTGGCCTATTTAGTTCTTCAGAGCCGATGGCTGGGGTGACTGTTCATGCCAACATTATCAGTCAAATAATTAGTGCTGTTGTTGATGGCAGACCTTTGCTTCGTGTTTGGCCAGAACCCATAGAATGGCTGTGGATTTTAGTTTGGGCGGGATTAGGAGCATTAGTTAGCCGACAATTGAGGTCTTCAATTGCGATCGCTGCCAGTATAATATTTGCTGGTGCTGGACTTTTGGGGATTGGCTTTTTAGCCTTTTGCTTAGGCTGGTGGTTACCCATCATTCCCTCGCTGTTAGTGTTTTTGGGGTCAGCAGTCGCCTTAGAGTTGATTACTCACAAGCAACTTGAAAGACTCCAATTCCATCATACTTTGGCACTGCTTTTAGAAATGTGCCAAGACCATCCCCTTGCTGGAGCAATTGCCATTGAATACCTCAAGCAGTCAGAAAGCCAGGAGAATCAGGCTTTTATCGAGCAGCAGTTACGAGAAAAACAGTTAACGACTTCTACAATCGAACTGGTTGAGTAG
- a CDS encoding DUF928 domain-containing protein, translating into MLNSQQLIGLITIGLFLIGTQPTIAQSTANTPTPTNRSKPQRIIFKPPPNQDKPKSTLSGGSRSNWQCPQDATLDTTSANKTPLMLLAPTDSNYGLTIAEHPTFLVYLPQTSAKQVVLSLMTEDNQFHSQSFIPIKGEPGIISIKLADSFPPLEVSKNYQWSLVLICGEKPNPNDPIITSWVRRVVLPQLQSQPRTTLEQADAYSEQGIWYDAVINLAQIRNAQPNDQVIANIWADFLKSVGLEAIATQPVRL; encoded by the coding sequence ATGTTAAATAGTCAACAGTTGATTGGTCTAATTACGATAGGGTTGTTTCTTATAGGGACGCAACCAACAATTGCCCAATCAACTGCAAATACTCCAACGCCGACTAATCGCTCAAAACCCCAACGGATAATATTCAAACCACCACCAAATCAGGATAAGCCAAAATCTACATTATCGGGTGGATCGCGTAGTAATTGGCAATGTCCTCAAGATGCAACATTAGACACTACCTCAGCCAATAAAACCCCTTTGATGCTTCTTGCTCCCACTGACAGCAACTATGGGTTGACTATAGCAGAGCATCCGACATTTTTAGTGTATCTGCCGCAAACATCTGCCAAGCAAGTAGTCTTAAGCTTGATGACAGAAGACAATCAGTTTCATTCCCAAAGCTTTATTCCTATTAAAGGTGAACCTGGTATTATTAGCATCAAGTTAGCAGATAGCTTCCCCCCTCTGGAAGTAAGCAAGAATTATCAGTGGTCTTTAGTATTGATATGTGGGGAAAAACCTAACCCTAACGATCCAATAATCACCTCGTGGGTACGCCGTGTGGTTTTACCTCAACTCCAGAGTCAGCCCAGGACAACTTTGGAGCAAGCAGATGCTTACAGTGAACAAGGAATTTGGTACGATGCTGTCATTAATCTAGCTCAAATCAGAAATGCTCAACCTAATGATCAAGTCATAGCAAATATCTGGGCTGACTTTCTTAAGTCTGTAGGGCTAGAAGCGATCGCTACTCAACCAGTTCGATTGTAG
- a CDS encoding CHAT domain-containing protein, translated as MNKKKQRGRCLRLATPTLKARFFSKISYYKSRLYSSQVRSLILIVLLFFLSVAGVLVTTQVWASTAIGQTQQEPLQLVQEAKSLYQNRQFESALTVWEQVAAAFAAREDKLNQAMALSNLALTSQQLGRWEQAKKAIATSLNILQTQPKTPEQSQILSSTLDIQGQLQLAVGESEAALATWKQAAEIYQNLGNQNGAIRSQINQTQAMQDLGLYPMACKTLLKTLKLDHQNCQITKEELQTLKERFVNKENSSSLDILALRSLGNVLRVVSQLEQSQMVLSTAGQLAQQSGDSQNLAAIYLSLGNTARSLGNRKMQLGKPSERQPALTQSICIQAASITNAAEFYQQAATCYRQAESSTSSDIKRQAQLNRFSLLVQTQQWSEVPTLLSEITSHLNDLPITHPTVYAHIKFAQSLMCLQSGLSENSSNALSSPILQLCSFVKNTPTGTGVKTLESSKIPSWLEMGQILQTALNQAQQLGDKQAEADVRGYLGGVYQQMGKLTEARQLTEQALQQKSAFNDSSITYLWQWQLGRIYQTQQNQKSALQAYTLAYETLQSLRKDLVGINPETQFTFRDSVEPVYRELVNLLLQPQASQQIKQTEINQENLKQARDVIEALQLAELTNFFREACITSQPQPIDQLDPNAAVIYSIILPDRLAVILSRPQKDLKYYATPLKPSSQPGEVGEVERVYDNMLAGFTRNIYSSGLDSLLPQKIFYDWLIRPIEPELQKDDIKTLVFVLDGVLRAVPMSALYDGQKQKYLIEKYNLALSPGLQLLYSASLSPNKLQTLVGGLAEARQGFSKLPGVEEEVQEITKIVPTEVLLNQQFTRSRLKVEINNVPFPIVHLATHGQFSSQAENTFLLTWDGRINVKELDQLLQARDRPGRSPLELLILSACQTAAGDNRAILGLAGVAVRSGARSTLATLWSVEDESTVELMNKFYSELNQPGVTKAEALRQAQLSLLRSPNYSRPYYWAPFVLVGNWL; from the coding sequence ATGAATAAAAAAAAGCAGAGAGGGCGATGTCTACGACTGGCTACGCCTACGCTCAAAGCAAGATTTTTCTCGAAAATTAGCTATTACAAATCTAGACTCTATAGTAGTCAAGTACGATCGCTAATTTTAATAGTTCTGTTATTTTTCTTGTCTGTGGCAGGAGTGCTGGTTACTACCCAAGTTTGGGCATCAACTGCGATCGGACAAACTCAACAAGAGCCTTTACAGTTGGTACAAGAAGCCAAATCACTTTACCAAAACAGACAATTTGAGTCAGCCCTAACCGTTTGGGAACAAGTTGCTGCGGCTTTTGCAGCGCGAGAGGATAAACTCAATCAGGCAATGGCGTTGAGCAATCTTGCTCTCACATCTCAACAACTCGGCAGGTGGGAGCAAGCCAAAAAAGCGATCGCTACCAGCTTAAATATCCTCCAAACACAGCCAAAAACACCAGAGCAATCACAAATCCTCAGTTCCACATTGGATATCCAAGGACAGTTGCAACTAGCAGTAGGAGAATCAGAAGCAGCCTTAGCAACTTGGAAACAAGCGGCTGAAATTTATCAAAATCTCGGCAATCAAAATGGTGCAATTAGAAGCCAGATTAACCAAACTCAAGCCATGCAAGACTTGGGTCTTTACCCAATGGCTTGCAAGACCTTACTAAAAACTTTAAAGCTTGATCATCAAAACTGCCAGATCACAAAAGAAGAACTGCAAACCTTAAAAGAACGATTTGTCAACAAGGAAAATTCCTCTTCTTTAGATATCCTGGCTTTGCGTAGTCTCGGCAATGTTTTACGAGTTGTTAGTCAACTCGAACAATCGCAAATGGTCTTGTCCACAGCTGGGCAATTAGCTCAACAATCAGGAGATTCGCAAAATCTGGCTGCTATTTACCTGAGTTTAGGCAATACAGCCCGCTCTTTGGGTAATAGAAAAATGCAGTTGGGAAAACCAAGCGAACGACAGCCAGCCCTTACACAGTCTATATGCATTCAAGCAGCCAGTATAACCAATGCGGCTGAATTTTATCAACAGGCTGCTACTTGCTATCGCCAAGCTGAATCATCTACCTCATCAGATATCAAAAGACAAGCTCAATTGAATCGATTCAGCCTTTTGGTACAAACTCAACAATGGTCTGAAGTACCAACCTTGCTATCTGAAATCACGTCTCATCTCAATGACTTACCTATTACTCATCCCACTGTCTATGCTCACATCAAATTTGCTCAAAGTTTGATGTGTCTGCAATCAGGACTGAGTGAAAACTCATCAAATGCTTTATCATCCCCGATTCTGCAACTATGTAGCTTTGTAAAAAATACACCTACGGGCACTGGTGTTAAAACTCTTGAATCCTCAAAAATTCCCTCATGGCTGGAAATGGGGCAAATTTTACAAACCGCCCTCAACCAAGCTCAACAATTGGGAGACAAGCAAGCCGAAGCCGATGTGCGTGGTTATCTTGGGGGAGTTTATCAACAAATGGGGAAATTGACAGAGGCACGACAATTAACTGAACAAGCTTTACAGCAGAAATCTGCTTTTAATGATTCTAGTATTACCTATCTTTGGCAGTGGCAGTTAGGACGGATTTACCAAACTCAACAAAACCAAAAAAGCGCACTTCAAGCCTACACCTTAGCCTACGAAACTCTTCAGTCTTTGCGTAAAGACTTAGTTGGTATTAACCCAGAAACTCAATTTACTTTTCGCGATAGTGTAGAACCAGTCTATCGAGAACTGGTCAATTTGCTCTTGCAACCCCAAGCTTCTCAACAGATAAAGCAAACGGAGATTAATCAGGAAAATCTCAAGCAAGCTCGTGATGTTATAGAAGCACTCCAACTAGCAGAACTGACTAACTTCTTTCGGGAAGCTTGTATAACCAGTCAACCCCAACCAATTGACCAGTTAGATCCAAATGCTGCGGTTATCTATTCGATTATTTTGCCTGATCGCCTTGCTGTGATCTTGTCTAGACCTCAAAAGGATTTAAAATACTACGCTACGCCTCTGAAGCCTAGTTCCCAGCCAGGGGAAGTCGGGGAGGTCGAGCGTGTCTACGATAATATGCTTGCTGGCTTCACCCGTAACATCTACAGTTCTGGCTTAGATTCACTTCTTCCACAAAAAATTTTTTATGACTGGTTAATCCGACCAATTGAGCCAGAACTGCAAAAGGATGACATTAAAACTTTGGTGTTTGTGCTAGATGGAGTTTTGCGTGCAGTACCCATGTCGGCACTTTATGATGGTCAGAAGCAGAAGTATCTGATTGAAAAATATAACCTTGCTTTGAGTCCAGGGTTGCAGCTGTTGTATTCAGCTTCGCTTTCCCCAAACAAATTGCAAACTTTAGTAGGAGGTTTAGCTGAGGCTAGGCAAGGGTTTTCCAAACTGCCGGGAGTGGAAGAGGAAGTTCAGGAGATTACAAAAATAGTTCCCACAGAAGTTCTTTTAAACCAACAATTTACCCGCAGTCGCTTGAAAGTTGAAATCAACAATGTACCCTTCCCCATTGTTCACTTAGCAACCCACGGTCAGTTTTCTTCCCAGGCTGAGAATACCTTTTTGTTGACTTGGGACGGTCGGATTAATGTTAAAGAATTAGACCAATTATTGCAAGCACGCGATCGCCCTGGTCGAAGTCCTTTAGAATTATTAATTTTGAGTGCTTGCCAAACTGCCGCAGGTGATAATCGAGCGATTCTGGGACTAGCAGGGGTGGCGGTGCGTTCAGGGGCACGTAGTACATTAGCAACGCTTTGGTCAGTAGAAGATGAATCTACTGTTGAGCTGATGAACAAGTTCTATTCAGAATTGAACCAACCTGGGGTAACTAAAGCTGAGGCACTCCGTCAAGCTCAGTTGTCCCTGTTGCGATCGCCAAATTATAGTCGTCCTTACTACTGGGCACCATTTGTTTTAGTAGGTAATTGGTTGTAG